TTGACGACCTTGTCCGAGCCGCCGACCAGCTTCGCGGCAACGTCGCCCGCCTGCTGCGCCTCGACCGGGCTCGACACCGAGCCGGTCAGCATCACGCTGTCGCCGACACCTTCGATCTGCACGCCCGGCAGCGACTGGCGAAGTGCGGCGCGCATGCCGTTGAGGTCGCGCTTCACCGCGATGTCGTAGGAGGCGACCTGCTGGCCGTCGGCCGAGAAGAACACGACGTTGGTCTGGCCGACCTGGCCGCCGATGATATAGGCGCGCTGGGCCGAGCGGATCACCGCATTGGCGATCTTGGGATCGGCCACCAGCACGTCCTTGACCTCGCGCGGCAGGTCGATGACGACCGACTTGCCGACGCCGAGCGAGAGAAAGCGCGTCCGGGCGGGTGCGATCATCGCGACCGGCGCGACGCCGAGATCCGACGCCTGCATCGGCGCCTGGTCGCCGACCGGCGCGTCGGCGCCGCTTGCCCAGTTCGGAGCTGCGATCAGCCCCAGCAGCAGCATTGCCCCCGTCCAGAACGCGTGTGCGCCATTCCCCCGAATGCGCATGCACGTCCGATCATCCCCGCAATTCATCTTGGGTGTCCCCATCACTTCTGTGACGTTAGTTGCCGCGCCGGCACGCCGTAGCGGATCACGCTGACGCCGCCGGGACGCTTGATCGCCTGGTCCTCGAGCGAGACCTCCGTTGCGTTGGCGTCGACGATGCTCCGCAGCGCGAGCGTCAGCGTGCCGCCCTGGCGCGCGGCGGACAGCGTTGCGACCTGGTCGGGCCTGAGCTCGAGCGTAACGGTCTTGCCGACGACGGCATTCTGGCCGTCCTTTTCCTTCGGTGCCTGATCGATCGCGAGCACGCGGATGTTGGTCAGGATGACCTCGGAAAGGATGAGGTCATTGCCGTTGGTCTGGGCGTCGGGATTCTTCAGGTGCCGCGTCAGGATGATGTCGACGCGGTCGTTGGGCAGGATGAAGCCGCCGGCGCCGGTCTCGGCCGAAATCTCGGTGGAGACGGCGCGCATGCCGCTCGGCAGAATCGCGGCCATGAAGCCCGAGCCCTCGGCCTTCACCAGCTTCTGCTCGCGGATCGGTTCGCCCTGCATCAGCGGCACGCGCGCGATCGAGCCTGCGATCTGGCTCGGCGCCTCGGGCCTGTTGTCGCGGCGGATGAAGGCACCGCTCGCGGTCGCCGTCGGCCAAGCCTGCCATTGCAGGTCCTCGGGCTTCAGGGATTGGCCAAGCTGGATGTCGGATTTGGCGACGAGAACCTCGACCGTCGGCAGCTTCTCCGCCACCGGGAGGGCCGGCGCGGGCTTGCTCTCATAGCCGCTCGCCAGGTACGCGGCGACGCCGCCGGCGCCCAGCGCAATGACGAGAACGACAATGCGTGCGGTATTCATACGCTTCTACTCTTACGCGGGACACTCGAACCGCACGTGGCGGGTTCGCCAGCGTCGATGAGTAGGCAGTAAAGGTATAAGGGGTGTTGCGAGCCCGAATGTGATGGCCGGTCACGGTACGGGTTTTGGGCGGATGGTGAACGCCACGTTATTCGAGAGAGCCGCGATCTCCGTAGATTCACGCAAGGCGACAGGTGCTCGCAGATGCAGTGCAAGCCGTCATGGTGAATGGATGGTTAGTGATGCGCGAAGGTGGTTGTCACATCGCCACTGCAGCGGGGCGGAAATAATCCGACACATTTTCAGTGTCGTCCTGGCTTTCCCAGGACGACATTCGAAGGCAGTGTGCGTGGCTCGGATAGTGCGCAGCGTAATTCGCGCTACGAAGCCTCACCGCGGCTACTTCTTCCGCTTCTGCTCGATCACGTCCCAGATCTTCGCCGCGACGTTCGGCCCGCCGAGCCCCGCGATTGCGCGGATGCCTGTGGGCGAGGTCACGTTGATCTCGGTGAGCCGGTCGTTGATGACGTCGAGGCCGACGAACAGCAATCCGCGCTCGCGCAGCGCCGGCCCGACCGTCTCACAGATCGCGCGTTCGCGCGGGGTGAGGTCGGTCGCCCGCGCAGCGCCGCCGCGCACCATGTTGGAGCGGAGGTCGTCGGCGGCCGGCACGCGGTTCACTGCGCCGGCGAACTCGCCATTGACCAGGATGATGCGTTTGTCGCCATGTTTCACCTCGGGGATGAACTGCTGGATCACCCAAGGCTCCTTGAACGTCACCGAGAACATGTCGAACAGCGAGCCGAAGTTCATGTCCTGCGGCATCACGCGGAACACCGCCGCGCCGCCATGGCCGTGCAGTGGCTTCATCACGACGGCGCCATGCTGCTCGCGAAAGGCGTTGATCTCATCCAAGTCGCGCGAGATCAACGTCGGCGGCATCAACTGCGGAAAATTCAACACAAACAGCTTCTCCGGCGCGTTGCGCACGGAGGCGGGATCGTTGACGACCAGCGTCTTCGGATGGATGCGCTCCAGGAAATGCGTCGAGGTGATGTAGGCGAGGTCGAACGGTGGGTCCTGGCGCAGCAGCACCACGTCAAAGCCGTTCAGCGCCTCGCGCCTGGGCTCGCCGAGGGTGAAGTGGTTGCCGGGCTCGTCGCGCACGGTCAGGAGCTGGACGGGAGCGACCAGCTCGTCGCCGACCATCGAAAGCTTGTCGGGCGTGTAATAGGACAGGCCATGGCCGCGCTTCTGCGCCTCCAGCAGCAGTGCGAAGGTGGAGTCCCCGCGGATGTTGATGCGGGCGATGGGGTCCATCTGGACGGCGACGTTCAGTTTCATGGGCTGCCTTTCAGGTCGAGGCGTCGAATGCCGCCAACACATGGCGCGGAAGTCGCTTCGGCGCAATCAGCATGGCGT
The DNA window shown above is from Bradyrhizobium sp. CB1650 and carries:
- the cpaB gene encoding Flp pilus assembly protein CpaB — protein: MNTARIVVLVIALGAGGVAAYLASGYESKPAPALPVAEKLPTVEVLVAKSDIQLGQSLKPEDLQWQAWPTATASGAFIRRDNRPEAPSQIAGSIARVPLMQGEPIREQKLVKAEGSGFMAAILPSGMRAVSTEISAETGAGGFILPNDRVDIILTRHLKNPDAQTNGNDLILSEVILTNIRVLAIDQAPKEKDGQNAVVGKTVTLELRPDQVATLSAARQGGTLTLALRSIVDANATEVSLEDQAIKRPGGVSVIRYGVPARQLTSQK
- the gshB gene encoding glutathione synthase; translation: MKLNVAVQMDPIARINIRGDSTFALLLEAQKRGHGLSYYTPDKLSMVGDELVAPVQLLTVRDEPGNHFTLGEPRREALNGFDVVLLRQDPPFDLAYITSTHFLERIHPKTLVVNDPASVRNAPEKLFVLNFPQLMPPTLISRDLDEINAFREQHGAVVMKPLHGHGGAAVFRVMPQDMNFGSLFDMFSVTFKEPWVIQQFIPEVKHGDKRIILVNGEFAGAVNRVPAADDLRSNMVRGGAARATDLTPRERAICETVGPALRERGLLFVGLDVINDRLTEINVTSPTGIRAIAGLGGPNVAAKIWDVIEQKRKK